One segment of Nostoc flagelliforme CCNUN1 DNA contains the following:
- a CDS encoding MDR/zinc-dependent alcohol dehydrogenase-like family protein, which yields MKGLWLENNQLQLRTNIPIPEPPQGEALVRVLRAGICNTDLELLRGYYPYTGILGHEFVGVVEQGPEHLVNQRVVGEINAVCGHCRFCRTGQPTHCENRTVLGIVNRNGAFGEYLCLPIENLHLVPDNVPTEVATFTEPIAAALEIQQQVALHPDDRVLVVGDGKLGQLVAQTLALTGCELLVVGRHRDKLANLEVRGITTSLADTVTDGYFDISVECTGNPEGFAIARRALRPRGTLVLKSTYAGNLSLDASSLVVDEITLIGSRCGPFSPALQLLATGKVDVQPLIQAAYPLIEGLAAFEHAQRRGVLKILLEIGQ from the coding sequence ATGAAAGGACTTTGGCTCGAAAACAACCAATTGCAATTACGCACGAATATTCCCATACCTGAACCACCACAGGGAGAAGCCTTGGTGCGCGTCTTGCGTGCAGGCATCTGTAACACTGACTTGGAACTACTCAGAGGCTACTATCCCTACACTGGTATTTTAGGGCATGAATTTGTTGGTGTCGTTGAACAAGGGCCAGAACACCTAGTTAACCAACGCGTAGTTGGAGAAATCAACGCTGTGTGTGGGCATTGTCGGTTTTGTCGCACAGGACAACCAACTCATTGCGAAAATCGCACAGTTCTAGGTATTGTCAACCGGAATGGAGCTTTTGGTGAATATCTCTGTTTGCCGATAGAGAACTTACATTTAGTACCTGATAATGTGCCAACAGAAGTAGCAACATTTACCGAACCTATAGCAGCAGCTTTGGAAATTCAGCAGCAAGTGGCATTGCATCCAGATGATCGGGTGCTAGTGGTTGGAGATGGCAAACTAGGGCAGTTAGTAGCCCAGACACTTGCCCTAACTGGCTGTGAACTCTTAGTTGTGGGGCGTCATCGAGACAAACTGGCTAATTTAGAGGTGCGGGGGATCACAACGAGTCTAGCCGACACTGTTACAGATGGATATTTTGATATCTCAGTAGAGTGTACTGGCAACCCAGAAGGATTTGCGATCGCCCGTCGCGCCCTACGTCCTCGTGGTACATTAGTGCTTAAAAGTACTTATGCTGGCAACCTCAGCCTGGATGCTTCCTCGTTAGTAGTAGATGAAATCACTCTTATAGGCTCCCGTTGTGGCCCCTTTTCCCCAGCACTCCAGTTGCTAGCCACAGGAAAAGTTGACGTGCAACCTCTTATTCAGGCTGCATACCCCCTCATTGAGGGGCTTGCGGCTTTTGAACACGCTCAGAGGCGCGGTGTTTTGAAGATATTGTTAGAGATTGGTCAATAG
- a CDS encoding BCD family MFS transporter: protein MASGEVFDTNKKSLSVPKVNLLTMFRLGLFQMGLSMMSILTLGVLNRVMIQEIAIPATLVSVVLALPLFVAPSRVWFGQISDAKPLWGYHRTAYVWVGAAIFAIAAFLAVQVMWQMNLAGNSAGTWVWTTQTIGWTALLALVFAVYGLGICASGTAFAALLVDISEEDNRSKVVGVVWSMLMVGIIVGAIISASLLKQLTPEATVETLQPAINRLFTIVPAIVFGLAIAATFGVEKKYSQYLTRSTLVNREDSITLGNAWKILTASPQTGIFFTFLLVMTISLFMQDPILEPYAGQVFKMPLAESTKLNIFYGTGLLIAYGVTGFYIVPRLGKRRTARLGCMLVAFCTILLGISGFTANAAVLKLGLFFFGLAAGFLTTAAISLMLDLTAAEAAGTFIGAWGLAQSLSRGVAVVIGGTVFDIGRKFLPSLELAYGLVFVLEAVGMVLSIWFLNRVNITEFQTSTKQAIASVLESDLD from the coding sequence ATGGCAAGCGGTGAAGTATTTGATACCAACAAAAAATCCCTATCTGTGCCAAAGGTAAATCTGCTGACCATGTTCCGGCTGGGTTTATTTCAGATGGGGTTGAGCATGATGTCCATTTTGACTCTGGGGGTACTCAACAGAGTTATGATTCAAGAAATAGCAATTCCGGCGACACTGGTATCAGTCGTTCTAGCACTGCCTTTATTTGTCGCTCCTTCGCGTGTCTGGTTCGGTCAGATTTCCGATGCCAAGCCGTTATGGGGATACCACCGCACAGCTTATGTTTGGGTGGGTGCAGCAATATTTGCGATCGCAGCTTTTTTAGCTGTACAAGTAATGTGGCAGATGAATCTTGCTGGAAATAGTGCAGGTACTTGGGTATGGACAACGCAAACAATCGGTTGGACAGCACTTTTGGCTTTAGTTTTCGCTGTATACGGTCTAGGAATTTGTGCTAGCGGTACTGCTTTTGCTGCTTTGTTGGTGGATATATCTGAAGAAGATAACCGTTCCAAAGTAGTCGGTGTGGTTTGGTCAATGCTAATGGTGGGGATTATTGTTGGGGCAATTATTAGTGCCAGCTTGCTGAAACAGTTAACGCCAGAAGCAACTGTAGAAACCTTGCAGCCAGCAATCAACAGATTGTTTACTATCGTCCCAGCAATTGTATTTGGTTTAGCGATCGCAGCAACATTCGGTGTAGAAAAAAAATACTCTCAATACTTAACCCGTTCCACACTGGTGAACCGCGAAGACAGCATTACTCTAGGCAATGCTTGGAAAATCTTGACAGCTAGCCCACAAACAGGTATATTTTTCACCTTTTTACTGGTGATGACTATCAGTTTGTTTATGCAAGACCCGATTTTGGAACCTTATGCGGGTCAAGTGTTTAAAATGCCTTTAGCAGAAAGTACCAAATTAAATATTTTTTATGGAACGGGTTTACTGATTGCCTACGGCGTTACGGGGTTTTACATTGTCCCGCGTTTGGGTAAGCGCAGAACTGCACGTCTAGGCTGTATGTTGGTAGCATTCTGTACAATTTTACTAGGTATATCAGGATTCACAGCTAATGCAGCAGTTCTCAAACTAGGCTTGTTCTTTTTCGGTTTAGCCGCAGGTTTCTTAACTACAGCAGCAATTAGCTTGATGTTGGATCTTACCGCAGCAGAAGCCGCAGGTACGTTTATTGGGGCATGGGGATTAGCGCAGTCTCTTTCTAGAGGTGTGGCGGTAGTCATCGGAGGTACAGTTTTTGATATTGGACGCAAGTTTTTGCCAAGCCTAGAGTTAGCTTATGGACTGGTATTCGTTCTAGAAGCTGTGGGAATGGTGCTATCGATTTGGTTTCTGAATCGAGTGAACATTACAGAATTTCAAACAAGTACTAAGCAAGCGATCGCTTCAGTTTTAGAAAGCGATTTAGACTAA
- a CDS encoding tetratricopeptide repeat protein, translating to MADYHQALKINPNLAEAYANRGV from the coding sequence ATCGCGGATTACCACCAAGCCCTAAAAATTAATCCTAACTTGGCTGAAGCTTATGCTAATCGAGGTGTATAA
- a CDS encoding inositol monophosphatase family protein — translation MNDFWTTILDFAQTTTTRVGKQLMQDFGKVQASQKADGSLVTQADKWADQEIRDAIASNFSGYGILTEESDQSFPGTEWCWVIDPLDGTTNFTRGIPLWTISLGLLYRGTPIFGYVYAPTLNQAFHGFWAGSSGLATPTGAFLNNHPIHSSIDSPSNNHFFNLCSRSTAAIQNGFPCKIRMLGVASYNFLTVATGATLGGIEATPKVWDLAGAWVIVQAAGGVWFSLKSEPFPLSAGEDYSDRSFPTLVVSRPELILVFQPFLESVKI, via the coding sequence ATGAATGATTTTTGGACAACAATTCTAGATTTTGCCCAAACTACCACTACCAGAGTGGGCAAGCAGCTAATGCAAGATTTTGGGAAAGTACAGGCTTCCCAAAAAGCTGATGGAAGTTTGGTGACGCAAGCAGATAAATGGGCAGATCAGGAAATTCGGGATGCGATCGCTTCTAATTTCTCTGGTTACGGCATTTTGACCGAAGAGAGCGATCAGTCATTTCCCGGTACGGAGTGGTGCTGGGTAATTGACCCTCTAGATGGTACAACCAACTTTACACGCGGTATTCCTCTCTGGACAATATCTCTGGGTTTACTGTATCGAGGCACACCCATTTTTGGTTATGTTTACGCACCAACCTTGAATCAAGCTTTTCATGGTTTCTGGGCAGGTTCATCTGGTTTAGCAACTCCAACAGGAGCATTTCTCAACAACCACCCCATCCACAGCAGTATTGATAGTCCCAGCAACAATCACTTTTTTAACCTCTGTTCCCGTAGTACCGCAGCTATCCAAAACGGTTTTCCTTGCAAAATTCGGATGTTGGGTGTTGCTAGCTATAACTTTTTGACAGTTGCCACTGGAGCTACTCTAGGTGGTATTGAGGCGACACCAAAAGTTTGGGACTTAGCAGGTGCTTGGGTAATTGTCCAAGCGGCTGGTGGGGTATGGTTCTCGCTCAAATCAGAACCGTTTCCGTTGTCAGCGGGAGAAGATTATAGCGATCGCTCTTTTCCTACCCTTGTGGTTAGTCGTCCCGAATTAATTTTGGTATTTCAACCTTTTCTCGAAAGCGTAAAAATTTAA